From the genome of Desulfovibrio psychrotolerans, one region includes:
- a CDS encoding ATP-dependent DNA helicase, with amino-acid sequence MFQPLMHPIGDIGFVFAHMATPPGHAATPYAVAAIRLSPAGVQTEYTSLIRCPLTRARDYMHSHVSRRQLAAAPSHEQVREELCAFLAGLECVLCFDPYDAAPALKTLLDGTRVFDLGFAADFFMPWASTASPRQMWEVIHGQPRDKVSFSAEEGAELCLAFTRHLFGTVLADSRFPGARSLRHYLAHSDTLFGDMCRHLMHRHGDYFGGGLVPPVTAEDTADWQQFLEQAPAVDKQAGNAPSGGQAFTPVPEKEIRQLYEQLAHTRKGYRVREPQVAYAGHVAHALNINAVACLEAGTGTGKTLGYLLPVMEFLKRNPGQRVAIATYTKSLQNQLHGNELEACRALFGQYRSIPSALIKGKSNYVCAAKLDDVLSPDLRGPGLLAWLFFVNICFRYRLADCEDISPRLRRRLDADRQLTSLMLEVSAGSGCHATHTRCPAQVVTAEAANARLVITNHNKLILMEKDGKLSGLFRHCIIDEANHFEDAVRSAMSPEIAASDVRGHVRYLREQCRRLSVSPSAPEPDRRKAESAVEAMGTLLRAMDDLRDKFLSMDRGALGGAVSIPPAHSAFSGGSLAHELKRLHALMESVHEHTALFAGKESARLPMHYKALSRCRTMRTLVHESMFSLAQLRTGLDSEGTWQSVQVFPRSWTISGGHVYVGPLVRNHILSRRDTVVFTSATLTHQASFDPFRRSLGLGKGTQPVIFDNPELPPKPCFVTRVAPPFEPDFSLVVPSGAPTAVFEHKTTWLNYAAQEIPRLIDANHGATLVLCASYDDLEALRERLEQEYDGEYPLLFQKKGEPPAALCDEFRAARESVLFGVETFWHGVDFPGDTLTQVIITRLPYPSPASPLMDARHRCLPEAAYWDRYRYETAIKFRQGVGRLIRRETDSGIVVVLDNRLLANRNLAPCPIIEGLHNLPERHRRGRR; translated from the coding sequence ATGTTCCAGCCGCTCATGCACCCCATAGGCGATATCGGCTTTGTTTTCGCCCACATGGCCACCCCGCCCGGCCATGCCGCCACGCCGTATGCCGTGGCGGCCATACGCCTTTCTCCCGCAGGGGTGCAGACGGAATATACCTCGCTCATCCGCTGCCCCCTCACCCGTGCCCGCGACTACATGCACTCCCATGTCAGCCGCAGGCAGCTTGCGGCGGCACCGTCCCATGAGCAGGTGCGGGAAGAGCTGTGCGCCTTTCTTGCCGGACTGGAATGCGTGCTCTGCTTCGACCCCTACGATGCCGCCCCCGCGCTGAAAACCCTGCTGGACGGCACCCGCGTGTTCGACCTCGGCTTTGCGGCAGATTTCTTCATGCCGTGGGCATCCACCGCCTCCCCCCGCCAGATGTGGGAGGTCATCCACGGACAACCGCGAGACAAGGTGAGCTTTTCTGCGGAAGAAGGCGCGGAACTGTGCCTTGCCTTCACCCGGCACCTCTTCGGCACCGTGCTGGCAGACAGCCGCTTCCCCGGTGCGCGCTCCCTGCGGCACTACCTTGCACACAGCGACACCCTGTTCGGCGATATGTGCCGCCACCTCATGCACCGCCACGGCGACTACTTCGGCGGCGGACTCGTGCCTCCGGTCACGGCGGAAGATACTGCGGATTGGCAGCAGTTTCTGGAACAGGCCCCGGCGGTGGACAAGCAGGCGGGCAACGCGCCCTCCGGCGGTCAGGCCTTCACCCCCGTGCCGGAAAAAGAGATACGCCAGCTGTACGAGCAACTGGCACATACGCGCAAAGGCTACCGGGTGCGCGAACCGCAGGTCGCCTATGCCGGGCACGTTGCCCACGCGCTGAACATCAACGCCGTGGCCTGTCTGGAAGCAGGCACCGGAACGGGCAAAACACTGGGCTACCTGCTGCCCGTCATGGAATTTCTCAAACGCAACCCCGGCCAGCGTGTGGCCATCGCCACCTACACCAAGAGCCTGCAAAACCAGCTTCACGGCAACGAACTGGAAGCCTGCCGCGCCCTGTTCGGGCAGTACCGCAGCATCCCGTCCGCCCTCATCAAGGGCAAAAGCAATTACGTGTGCGCCGCCAAACTGGACGATGTGCTCTCGCCAGACCTGCGCGGCCCCGGGCTGCTGGCATGGCTCTTCTTTGTGAACATCTGCTTCCGCTACCGCCTTGCGGATTGCGAGGACATCTCCCCGCGCCTGCGCAGACGGCTGGATGCAGACCGCCAGCTCACCTCGCTCATGCTGGAAGTTTCGGCAGGCAGCGGGTGCCACGCCACGCACACCCGGTGTCCCGCGCAGGTGGTCACGGCAGAGGCAGCCAATGCCCGCCTTGTCATCACCAACCATAACAAACTCATCCTCATGGAAAAGGACGGCAAACTGAGCGGGCTGTTCCGCCACTGCATCATAGATGAAGCCAACCACTTCGAAGATGCGGTGCGCAGTGCCATGAGCCCGGAAATAGCCGCATCCGACGTGCGCGGTCATGTGCGCTACCTGCGTGAACAGTGCCGCAGGCTGTCAGTATCGCCCTCTGCCCCCGAACCGGACAGGCGCAAGGCCGAATCCGCCGTGGAGGCCATGGGCACCCTGCTGCGCGCCATGGACGACCTGCGCGACAAATTTCTGTCCATGGACAGGGGGGCACTGGGCGGCGCGGTCTCCATCCCCCCCGCGCACAGCGCCTTCAGCGGCGGCAGCCTTGCCCACGAGCTGAAACGCCTGCATGCCCTCATGGAATCGGTGCACGAGCACACGGCCCTGTTCGCGGGCAAGGAATCGGCGCGCCTGCCCATGCACTACAAGGCACTCTCCCGCTGCCGCACCATGCGCACCCTTGTGCACGAGTCCATGTTCAGCCTTGCCCAACTGCGCACCGGGCTGGATTCGGAAGGCACGTGGCAGTCCGTACAGGTCTTTCCGCGCAGCTGGACCATAAGCGGCGGGCATGTCTACGTGGGACCACTGGTGCGCAACCACATTCTGTCCCGGCGCGATACCGTGGTCTTCACCTCCGCCACGCTCACCCATCAGGCCAGTTTCGACCCCTTCCGGCGCAGTCTCGGGCTGGGCAAGGGCACGCAGCCTGTCATTTTCGACAACCCGGAACTTCCGCCCAAACCTTGCTTCGTCACCCGCGTTGCGCCCCCCTTTGAGCCGGACTTCTCCCTTGTGGTGCCCTCCGGCGCGCCCACCGCCGTGTTTGAGCACAAAACCACATGGCTCAACTACGCCGCGCAGGAAATCCCCCGCCTCATAGACGCCAACCACGGCGCAACACTGGTCCTCTGCGCCAGCTATGACGACCTTGAGGCACTGCGCGAACGGCTGGAACAGGAGTACGACGGTGAATATCCCCTCCTGTTCCAGAAGAAGGGAGAACCGCCCGCCGCCCTGTGCGACGAATTCCGCGCCGCCCGCGAAAGCGTGCTCTTCGGGGTGGAAACCTTCTGGCACGGGGTGGACTTTCCCGGCGACACCCTCACGCAGGTCATCATCACCCGCCTGCCCTATCCTTCGCCCGCCTCGCCTCTCATGGACGCCCGCCACCGCTGCCTGCCGGAAGCCGCCTACTGGGACCGCTACCGCTACGAAACCGCCATTAAATTCCGGCAGGGCGTGGGCAGGCTCATCCGGCGCGAAACGGACAGCGGCATTGTGGTGGTGCTGGATAACCGCCTGCTTGCCAACAGAAACCTCGCCCCCTGCCCCATCATTGAAGGGCTGCACAACCTTCCGGAGCGTCACAGGCGCGGCAGGCGGTAA